A portion of the Natronococcus sp. AD-5 genome contains these proteins:
- a CDS encoding glycosyltransferase family 4 protein, with translation MRIAFIHPHFPSAEGTGATHTATQIVTGLAERGHEVCVYCAEVPDGDPIDFGIEFRYLTGNSSHPHTDTRLNREVTARLDEFGEFDVVHSYLMSLIPAIAEVGKATDAGTVVTLNAYKGVCAKNDLLYRNEERCESKSIGKCLRCIGSTGFDDDEYGYLYQTGSQLFSLQLVREANQQFDHVDAFRAPSEHVRENYVQFGYDRNKIRVIPHPVDENFLVDHRSEFAEPYDLLYVGYLIESKGVRKLIPILDSLNDGEFEFNLTIVGTGGLESTLRKQAEEHDVENRVEFAGFVPNGELPHVYAEHDCFVYPGIWDEPLARVYLEALSTGTPIVTSEYGVVEEIVGEGGVTTDGSIDDFRREIHQLASDDSFRELSQGGRRKAADYDLEPVIEELTEMYLEVQDQSSGAKIRAGSR, from the coding sequence ATGCGGATCGCCTTCATTCACCCGCATTTTCCTTCGGCGGAGGGAACCGGGGCGACCCACACGGCGACGCAAATCGTTACTGGACTCGCAGAGAGGGGTCATGAGGTGTGCGTGTACTGTGCTGAAGTGCCGGACGGCGACCCAATCGACTTCGGAATCGAGTTTCGGTATCTCACCGGGAACAGCAGTCATCCACACACGGATACCCGGTTAAATAGAGAGGTCACCGCTCGGCTCGACGAGTTCGGCGAATTCGACGTCGTGCACAGTTATTTGATGTCTCTGATTCCCGCTATCGCCGAAGTCGGAAAAGCGACGGATGCGGGCACTGTCGTCACGTTAAACGCGTACAAGGGAGTCTGCGCGAAAAACGATCTTCTCTACCGCAACGAAGAACGGTGTGAGAGCAAGTCGATCGGAAAGTGCTTGCGTTGTATCGGTAGCACGGGATTCGACGACGACGAGTACGGATACCTGTACCAAACCGGGAGCCAGCTGTTTTCGCTTCAACTGGTTCGTGAAGCGAACCAGCAGTTCGATCACGTCGACGCATTTCGTGCCCCGTCCGAACACGTCCGAGAAAACTACGTCCAGTTCGGATACGACCGCAACAAGATACGCGTCATTCCGCACCCGGTCGACGAGAATTTTCTCGTCGATCACCGGAGTGAATTCGCGGAGCCCTACGACCTCCTGTACGTAGGCTATCTTATAGAATCGAAGGGGGTCAGGAAACTGATACCGATTCTCGATTCGTTGAACGACGGCGAGTTCGAATTCAACCTCACGATCGTCGGTACCGGCGGGTTAGAATCGACGCTTCGGAAGCAAGCCGAAGAACACGACGTAGAAAACCGTGTGGAGTTTGCTGGGTTCGTCCCGAATGGAGAGTTACCGCACGTGTACGCTGAACACGATTGTTTCGTGTATCCCGGAATCTGGGATGAACCGTTGGCTCGAGTGTATTTGGAGGCGCTGTCCACGGGAACTCCGATCGTAACCAGCGAGTACGGAGTCGTCGAGGAGATCGTCGGTGAGGGCGGAGTCACTACCGACGGCTCCATTGACGATTTCCGCAGGGAAATTCACCAGCTAGCCAGTGATGATAGCTTTCGTGAACTGTCGCAAGGAGGACGACGGAAAGCAGCAGACTACGATCTGGAACCAGTCATCGAGGAGCTAACTGAAATGTATCTCGAGGTACAGGATCAAAGCAGTGGTGCGAAGATTCGCGCGGGCTCCCGATAG
- a CDS encoding glycosyltransferase family 4 protein produces the protein MNVSILCEKLDVNGGGSNVSLDALARALSKRGHAVQVVTIDQEQNELPSERPYSVAEYSVDRTVHAVSWIRDVKRIMDGHDDCDLFHVFTPILLPAAGLYRREGDTAVVGRLNSYSLFCTNQSEMNAECYKRCSSYRKFVHDDDGAVRKLLKSPVYVGRTNFVPRLVGHVDKLFAQSPAIKDVYSTVGFDVEITVVPNFYDPEFITTTPSSRGAEHFGGETFDVLSVARLEKYKGIRTLLDATAKLDAPIRVHVVGNGPDRPELESYAASIGVTDRVTFHGWVAHSKLPHYYDNADIFVHSATWPEPFGRAVLESMQCGTPAIVSDVGGPPWVVGEAGMTFEPGNSDELRTKLASVYENPESISVLQERSEKRVERFEPERVLGRILREYASVG, from the coding sequence GTGAACGTCAGTATCCTGTGCGAGAAATTAGATGTCAACGGTGGAGGGTCAAACGTCAGCCTCGACGCGTTAGCCCGAGCACTCTCGAAACGTGGACACGCGGTTCAGGTAGTGACGATCGATCAGGAACAAAACGAGTTGCCGTCGGAGCGGCCCTATTCCGTCGCCGAATATTCGGTCGACCGGACGGTGCACGCGGTGAGCTGGATACGTGACGTAAAGCGGATTATGGATGGTCACGACGATTGCGATCTCTTCCACGTATTCACGCCCATTCTACTCCCCGCGGCAGGACTGTATCGGAGAGAAGGCGATACGGCCGTCGTCGGAAGGCTCAATTCGTATTCCCTGTTCTGTACGAACCAGTCGGAAATGAACGCCGAGTGCTACAAGCGCTGTTCTAGTTACAGAAAATTCGTTCACGACGACGACGGCGCGGTGCGAAAGCTACTAAAATCGCCGGTGTACGTCGGACGAACGAATTTCGTTCCTCGACTCGTCGGTCACGTCGATAAACTGTTCGCCCAGAGCCCGGCGATTAAAGACGTGTATTCGACGGTCGGATTCGACGTCGAGATAACGGTGGTCCCCAACTTCTACGATCCCGAATTTATCACGACTACCCCTTCCTCACGCGGTGCAGAGCACTTCGGTGGGGAGACCTTTGACGTTCTTTCCGTCGCCCGACTCGAGAAGTACAAGGGAATCCGCACGCTTTTGGACGCGACCGCGAAACTCGACGCTCCGATCCGAGTTCACGTGGTCGGAAACGGCCCCGATCGGCCGGAACTCGAATCCTACGCGGCGTCGATCGGTGTAACGGATCGAGTCACGTTTCACGGCTGGGTAGCGCATTCGAAACTGCCGCACTATTACGATAACGCGGATATTTTCGTTCACTCGGCGACGTGGCCGGAACCGTTCGGTCGAGCCGTGCTCGAATCGATGCAGTGTGGTACTCCGGCTATCGTCTCGGACGTCGGCGGCCCGCCGTGGGTCGTCGGCGAAGCGGGTATGACGTTCGAGCCGGGGAACTCGGACGAACTGCGTACGAAGCTGGCGTCAGTCTACGAAAACCCCGAATCGATATCCGTTCTTCAGGAACGCAGCGAAAAGCGAGTCGAGCGGTTCGAGCCCGAACGAGTTCTCGGGCGTATTCTCCGCGAGTACGCTAGCGTCGGGTGA
- a CDS encoding glycosyltransferase yields the protein MSSVSIITPTYNHAHLLSRAILSVRNQTYEDVEHVVVDDASTDGTAELMTRYDGQVRYIRKEENDGLSETRNVGIRRASGDRILFLDADDELEADAVESLVEYLDGEGIAGVVPSKMKVETDGSVRYNISREGVVSAEDLCEENVLGGIGGGIFERGALEEVGLFDPELRHSEDYDLYLRLAEKFSLYAVDRPLYVHYTGFDDQLTSDRGHYDHRESIRRFLQKHEDRMTAYRLAERYYNLAHICARQDDAEEAIREFRRAIAIFPFRPPYYYYLAATKAGAKRYKTARTVHEAAREWGSTITRR from the coding sequence ATGAGCTCCGTAAGTATCATAACTCCAACGTACAATCACGCACATCTCCTCTCTCGAGCGATACTGAGCGTCCGGAATCAGACCTACGAGGACGTAGAGCACGTGGTCGTCGACGACGCGTCGACGGACGGGACGGCCGAACTAATGACCAGGTACGACGGTCAGGTTCGGTACATTAGAAAAGAGGAAAACGACGGACTCAGCGAGACGCGGAACGTCGGAATTCGGCGTGCGAGCGGCGATCGGATCCTCTTTCTGGATGCGGACGATGAACTCGAAGCCGATGCGGTCGAGTCACTGGTCGAATACCTCGACGGGGAGGGGATCGCCGGCGTCGTTCCTTCCAAAATGAAAGTAGAGACGGACGGAAGTGTCAGGTACAACATCTCTCGAGAAGGGGTCGTTTCCGCCGAAGACCTGTGCGAGGAAAACGTGCTCGGTGGCATCGGCGGTGGCATTTTCGAGCGGGGCGCGTTGGAAGAGGTCGGCCTCTTCGACCCGGAACTCAGACACAGCGAAGACTACGACCTGTATCTCCGCCTCGCAGAGAAGTTCTCGCTGTACGCCGTTGACCGACCGCTGTACGTACACTACACGGGGTTCGACGATCAGCTAACGTCGGACCGGGGACACTACGATCACAGAGAAAGCATCAGACGATTCTTGCAGAAACACGAAGACAGGATGACGGCGTACCGCCTCGCTGAACGGTACTACAACCTGGCGCACATCTGTGCACGACAGGACGACGCCGAGGAAGCGATCAGGGAGTTCCGACGGGCGATAGCGATCTTTCCCTTCCGACCACCGTATTACTACTACCTCGCAGCTACGAAGGCGGGAGCGAAACGATACAAGACGGCGCGAACGGTACACGAAGCCGCCAGGGAGTGGGGTTCGACGATCACCCGACGCTAG
- a CDS encoding glycosyltransferase family 2 protein, producing the protein MAHVSVITPTYNDAQYVSRAINSVLGQTYDDYEHVIVDDASTDDTSRILDRYNDPRIKRVKRKTNGGLAAARNDGLRVAKGEYVVFLDADDEFLPYTIETLLELIEAGEWIAVCPSQLWIWKDGTTEVDPAPPRKITKEDMRTDGMHVVGGVGGMMVDSQTLEDVGLFDEQLRYLEDYDICLRLVEENSLRGTDEILYLYHRGYEGQLTTHKDEYLSQRRKFLKKNRERLSKHHRSKHYYRLAHSHARAGDMSDAAKNLVDAIAAYPFRLPYYYYLPPILIGQDAYDVASKIHETAKRRVVSTVPQRLRSYRQR; encoded by the coding sequence ATGGCTCACGTCAGCGTTATCACTCCTACATATAACGACGCTCAGTACGTTTCTCGAGCGATAAATAGCGTCCTCGGGCAAACGTACGACGATTACGAACACGTCATCGTCGACGACGCGTCTACGGACGATACTTCTCGGATTCTCGACCGATATAACGATCCGCGGATCAAACGGGTGAAACGGAAAACGAACGGGGGATTGGCCGCAGCTCGGAACGACGGTCTTCGAGTAGCGAAGGGGGAGTACGTCGTCTTCCTCGACGCTGACGACGAATTTCTCCCGTATACGATCGAAACGCTGCTAGAGCTCATCGAGGCCGGCGAGTGGATCGCAGTGTGTCCATCACAGTTGTGGATTTGGAAGGACGGGACGACGGAAGTAGATCCCGCCCCTCCGCGGAAGATTACGAAAGAGGACATGCGGACCGACGGGATGCACGTTGTGGGTGGAGTCGGGGGGATGATGGTAGACTCACAGACGCTCGAAGACGTCGGATTGTTCGACGAGCAACTCCGGTACCTCGAGGATTACGACATCTGCCTTCGGCTCGTCGAGGAGAACTCGCTGCGCGGAACGGACGAAATACTGTACCTGTACCACCGAGGATACGAGGGCCAGTTGACCACGCACAAAGACGAGTACTTGAGCCAGAGGCGCAAGTTTTTGAAGAAGAATCGAGAGCGACTCTCGAAACACCACCGTTCGAAACACTACTATCGGTTAGCTCACTCGCACGCGCGTGCTGGGGACATGAGCGATGCGGCGAAAAACCTCGTCGACGCGATCGCTGCCTACCCGTTTCGACTCCCGTATTACTACTATCTCCCGCCGATCCTCATCGGACAGGACGCGTACGATGTGGCGTCGAAAATACACGAGACGGCCAAACGGAGAGTCGTGTCGACGGTTCCGCAACGTCTCCGGAGCTACCGTCAACGATGA
- a CDS encoding FkbM family methyltransferase codes for MKFVDLVNNLVPSAKNGVRYVPEPAKAPLRRLGVKSALSDAYRGILSPFFPTEQRITAHGLTMRFKIEDVEEYLVFQKYPEKDESFPVHGDILNHLEPDDVFWDVGANIGIYSCLAAAKLQSGRVVSVEPNPNNIQRIVENLQLNGLSADVHECALMADTDEGVLQIYEDADAGAFGFLSEDGSSVQSESLTVDPTESINVETTTGDALVEDGVPAPNALKIDVEGAELEVLRGMERTITQDGVRVIYIDVITSDEFYDRSIAPDEVYEWLDQHGFETERLWNWDGGHFIRCERQ; via the coding sequence ATGAAATTTGTGGACCTAGTTAATAACCTAGTTCCGAGTGCCAAAAACGGCGTTCGATACGTCCCCGAACCGGCCAAGGCGCCGCTTCGCCGACTCGGCGTGAAATCCGCGCTCTCGGACGCCTATCGGGGAATCCTCAGCCCGTTTTTTCCGACCGAACAACGGATTACGGCCCACGGGCTCACGATGCGGTTCAAAATCGAGGACGTAGAAGAATATCTCGTCTTCCAGAAGTACCCCGAAAAGGACGAGTCGTTTCCCGTGCACGGAGATATTCTGAATCATCTGGAGCCCGATGACGTATTTTGGGACGTAGGGGCGAACATCGGTATCTACTCGTGTCTGGCGGCGGCGAAACTCCAGTCCGGCCGCGTCGTTAGCGTCGAGCCGAACCCGAACAACATCCAGCGGATCGTGGAGAACCTGCAGCTAAACGGTCTCTCGGCGGACGTGCACGAATGCGCACTGATGGCAGATACTGACGAGGGGGTACTACAGATATACGAGGACGCGGACGCTGGTGCGTTCGGATTCCTTTCCGAGGACGGCTCTTCGGTTCAGAGCGAGTCGCTCACGGTCGATCCGACGGAGAGTATCAACGTCGAAACGACGACGGGGGACGCCCTCGTCGAAGACGGGGTCCCTGCCCCGAACGCCCTCAAGATCGACGTCGAGGGCGCAGAGTTAGAGGTCTTGAGGGGGATGGAGCGCACGATCACTCAGGACGGAGTTCGAGTGATCTACATCGACGTAATCACGTCGGACGAATTTTACGATCGTTCCATCGCTCCCGACGAAGTTTACGAATGGCTAGATCAGCACGGGTTTGAGACCGAGCGGTTGTGGAATTGGGATGGAGGACACTTCATCCGCTGTGAGAGGCAATAG